The Desulfonatronum thiodismutans nucleotide sequence AGGATGTGACGGTATGCCCAGCCTACGAATGGATGCTCACCGAACCGACCGAGTAGGGATATGGAGAGTCAGCACCCTGCAGGAGCGAACGTGGTGCAACCCTTGACCGAATCACTACAACATGAACTCACCTTGAGAGCCATGCAAACCATCCTGATCGTCGACGACGACCCTGACTTCCTGACCGTGGCCCGAAAAATCCTGGCTCCCACGATGTGTCGCCTGCTGATCGCGGACTCAGGAGCCGAAACACTGGAAATTGCCGCGCGGGAACAGCCGGACCTGATTCTCCTGGATGTGTCCTTGCCCGACATCGAGGGCCTGGAACTCTGTCGTCGGATCAAGGCCGATCCGGATATGGGCCGAAGCCATGTGCTGTTCGTGTCCGGCACCATGACCGACCCGGAAAATCAGGCCCAGGCCCTGCGGGCCGGAGGGAGCGGGTTCATGACCAAACCGGTGAACCCCCAGTTTTTTCTCGCCCAGGTGCAAGCAACCTTGCGCATCAAACGTTCCGAGGACGCCTTGCGCCTGGAGCATGCTCAGGTGCTCTCGATTTTCGACAGCATGGGGCAATACGCGTATGTCGTCGATCCGCAAAGCTATAAAATCCTCTTTGCCAACAAGGCCATGCAGGCGGCTTATGGTAGGACCCTGGAGGGCCAAACCTGTTATGACGTATTGCAGCTGGAGGATCGCCCCTGTTCGTTCTGCGGCAACTCTTTTTTGCTTCAAAACCCGAACCAAACCCACCAGAAAGAGCACAAAAGCCCTGTTTTAGGGCAGCACCTGCTGATTACGGAAAAAGTGATCAAATGGCCGGACGGGCGGGACGTGATCTTCAAGTTCGGCATGGACGTGACGGAGCGGATCAAGGCTGAGAACGCCTTGCGCTACAGCCAGGAGCGTTTCCAGTTGGCCATGGACGCCACCCGGGACGGGCTGTGGGACTGGAACCTGGAAACCGACGAAATCTATTTCAGCCCGGCCTACACCGCCATGCTCGGCTACGCTCCGGGTGAAATCGCTCCCAGCGTCCAGTTTTGGTCGGACAACGTGCACCCGGACGACCTGCCCTTGGCCTGGGAACGGATTACGGACTGCCTGGAAAACCGCCTGAAAAACTTTGAAGTGGAATTTCGGATGCGGACCAAGGCCGGGGACTGGCTGTGGATTCAGGGACGGGGCAGCGCCGTGTCCCGGGACAAAGCCGGCAAGGCCGCCAGAATGGTGGGCACCCATGTGGACATCTCCGAGCGCAAGGCCATTGAAGGCCGACTCCAGGAGGCCATGCGCCGGGCCGAGGCCGCCAATCAGGCCAAGTCTGCATTTTTAGCCAATATGAGCCATGAGATCCGGACTCCGATGAACGGCGTGATCGGGTTGTCCCGGTTGCTGCTGGACACGCCGCTGACGGATGAGCAGCGGGACTTGACCGGAACGATCCTCTCCAGCGCGGAGATACTTTTGGGACTGATCAACGATATCCTGGACCTTTCCAAGGTCGAATCCGGAAAGCTGGAACTGGAGGCCATCCCGTTCAACCTTGCCCAACTCCTGGATGAATTGACGTCAATCATGAGCCACCGGGCACGCGGCAAACGACTCTCCTTGTCCTGCTCCACGAACCCGGACGTCCCACCATCCCTGCTCGGCGATCCGCTCCGGTTGCGCCAGATTCTGATCAATCTGGTGGAGAACGCCCTGAAGTTCACGGATCAGGGTGGGGTTCTGGTGACGGTTGAGAGGGTTGAAGGAAATGCTGGAATGCTGGAATACTGGGATGCTGGGATTGGTGAGGAACCCTCAACCGCGAGACTCCGCTTCACGGTCCGGGATACCGGGGTCGGAATTCCCCAGGAAATGCTGGCCGGGGTATTTGAGAAGTTCCAACAGGTGGATGCTTCCAGCACCCGTAAATACGGGGGCAGCGGTCTGGGACTGGCCATCTGCAAGCAGCTCGTCGAGCTGATGGGCGGAGAGATGGGCGTGGAAAGCCGGGTCGGCCAAGGATCGGAATTCTGGTTCGTGGTCCCGCTGGCCGTACAGGACCAGAAAAGTCTTGAGGCCGGGCCGAGCAACCAGGGCCACGCATCACCGAGCACCGGCTATCCGCGATTTGTCGGTCGCGTGTTGTTGGTGGAGGACAGTCAGGTCAACCAGACGGTTGCCCTGGGAATTCTCAAAAAACTGGGCCTCCAAGCCGCCGTCGCATCAAACGGACTGGAAGCCCTCAAAGCCCTGGAACAAAACGACTACGATCTGGTGTTGATGGACGTGCAGATGCCCGGAATGGACGGCCTGGAAGCGACGAGAAGGATTAGGAGACAGGAGTCAGAAGACAGGACTCAGAAGCCGGAAGTCGGAGATCGGTCCTCTGAACCTCAGGTCTCAGGTTTCAGCCCTCGGCCCTTCTACCGGCGCCTGCCGATCATCGCCATGACCGCCGGGGCGATGCAGGAGGACAGGGATCGTTCCAAGGAGGCGGGCATGGACGACCACCTGACCAAACCCATTGATCCACGGTCACTCTGTAACGCCTTGGCACGATGGCTGCCGGAGCAAGAACAAGATAGCTGATCAACGCTGCCCCGGTACGACCGGAATCGGAGGCTCAGCAGCCTGGCGGGCGAACAAGTAGCCTTGGACGAGATCCGCCCCGTGCGCCGCCAGCCAGTTAAAACCACCGGCTCTACGACAACATCCCTCCGGGATGAGAAGAAAAAGTTGTTGACAACTCTCACCAACACGCTGAGGGCGTCTTCTGCTCGAATTGATTGATGGTCATGGCTAGGCAAAGCACGACACTCGCCTGTTACTTCGCTATATTCAACGCCAACAAGCCTCGGTTTGATCATTTCCTTGATTATCTCTAGCTCCTTTCACGCCAAGATGATCAATGGTTAGTTTAGCACACAAGCTGTCACCAGCTTGTTTTTTATTGGCGTTAGGCACTGTCTTAATTATAAATTTAAAGGATTCTGAATTGGAAAGTTTGCACTCTGTAAGGTTATCATCTGTAAAGCAAAGGTCGTAGTATCCACTCTGAGAGAGCTTTTTAACTGTGGCATTCTTGTCAACGCCAATTGTCGCATCAACATACGTGTAATTATTCGTATAATACCGCTCCATAGCCTGAGCCGCGGCCAACAAAGCCGTCTTCCCGTCCGCCCGACGGGCATTGGTGGTGTACTTGGTCACCTGCGGAATGGCGATGGCCGCCAGAATCCCCAGGATGGCGACCACGATGAGGACTTCGATGATGGTGAAGCCTTTGAATTTTATTTTCTGGCTCTTCTTCGTCAAATGATCCATGCTGAACGCCTTTTGGTTGTAACTACTCAATAAATCCTGAGTTGAGCTCATTTCCGACGCTGGTTTCCCGCCTTCGCGGGAATGACGTGTTTTTCATGCCGCATCCCAATCAGTCATACCCGCGAAGGCGGGTATCCAGGCCGTATTTCCTCGGATGAGCTGAATAGTTACTTTTGGTTTTGATATCTCATGCTCACCGGAACGGGCTCCAGACAGTTTCCATGTTGAATGTCCTGGCCTTGGCGCGATCAAGGCCCAACACGATACACCAGTAGTTCACCGCCTTGCGGCTCAAGTTGCGGCTGTTCATCAGGACATCCGTGAAACGTTCCATCCCGTGCCTGTCCTGAACCTGCTGAATGAAATCAAATCCGCCAAAATTGATGGCCCGTTCGATTTCCACCTCCGGAGACACGTTCGCGGGGTCCCGGTCCCAGAAAAGTTCTTCTCTCATATGGATAGCAACTATACTCTGAACGGCCAGGAATCGGGCTTTTGTTTCACTTCTCTAGACTCTTAGTCTGCCTTTTTGTCTGCCTTTCCCGTCCGTGGCCAAAAAAGAAAAAGCCAGAAACCAGCCCATGCGGAGTATGCTACTTCCACACTACCGCCAGACAAACCCGAAATCAAAGTCAATGGCGCACTTGCTCAGCTCGAACAGCAACGTCTCCCTCGAACAATCCCCAACCTTGCGATACCCCCGTCCACCAGCCGGTACACCTTGGCCTTGCGCTTGTCCGGGTAGACCAGCACGTAATGGGTCACGCCCTCATTCTGATACAGCTCATGCTTGAGCAGTTCGTCCCGCCGGGCGCTGGACGTGGACACCACTTCGAAAATCAGCTCCGGAGCCCTGGTCAACCGCTCCCCCTCCGGCTCGTAGCAGATCACCATGCAATCCGGCCGAACCACGGTGTCCTCGGAAAACTCCACATCCGTCTCGAAAACGGCATGACAGGCCGGGCACTCGTCCAGGGCTTCGGCAAGCTGGCGATAGATGTTCCCGGTTGTCCGTTGATGCGTGAACGTGGGCGAAGGCGTCATGGCATACGGCGATCCATGGACCAGCTCCCAGTCGCCTTGCCATTGGCGGAAGTCGGAGACGGTGTAGCGTTCGATATATGGCGCTGGGTTGGCGGTCATGCGGTTCCTCTCAAGGCATGGCAAACAGCTAAAGCCGCAAACCTGTTGTTGCGACAGTATCAACAAATCCTGTTGGATCGTTATTCGCTACAAAAAGATGCGGTTCAATACGAACATCC carries:
- a CDS encoding response regulator, with translation MQTILIVDDDPDFLTVARKILAPTMCRLLIADSGAETLEIAAREQPDLILLDVSLPDIEGLELCRRIKADPDMGRSHVLFVSGTMTDPENQAQALRAGGSGFMTKPVNPQFFLAQVQATLRIKRSEDALRLEHAQVLSIFDSMGQYAYVVDPQSYKILFANKAMQAAYGRTLEGQTCYDVLQLEDRPCSFCGNSFLLQNPNQTHQKEHKSPVLGQHLLITEKVIKWPDGRDVIFKFGMDVTERIKAENALRYSQERFQLAMDATRDGLWDWNLETDEIYFSPAYTAMLGYAPGEIAPSVQFWSDNVHPDDLPLAWERITDCLENRLKNFEVEFRMRTKAGDWLWIQGRGSAVSRDKAGKAARMVGTHVDISERKAIEGRLQEAMRRAEAANQAKSAFLANMSHEIRTPMNGVIGLSRLLLDTPLTDEQRDLTGTILSSAEILLGLINDILDLSKVESGKLELEAIPFNLAQLLDELTSIMSHRARGKRLSLSCSTNPDVPPSLLGDPLRLRQILINLVENALKFTDQGGVLVTVERVEGNAGMLEYWDAGIGEEPSTARLRFTVRDTGVGIPQEMLAGVFEKFQQVDASSTRKYGGSGLGLAICKQLVELMGGEMGVESRVGQGSEFWFVVPLAVQDQKSLEAGPSNQGHASPSTGYPRFVGRVLLVEDSQVNQTVALGILKKLGLQAAVASNGLEALKALEQNDYDLVLMDVQMPGMDGLEATRRIRRQESEDRTQKPEVGDRSSEPQVSGFSPRPFYRRLPIIAMTAGAMQEDRDRSKEAGMDDHLTKPIDPRSLCNALARWLPEQEQDS
- a CDS encoding type IV pilin protein; translated protein: MDHLTKKSQKIKFKGFTIIEVLIVVAILGILAAIAIPQVTKYTTNARRADGKTALLAAAQAMERYYTNNYTYVDATIGVDKNATVKKLSQSGYYDLCFTDDNLTECKLSNSESFKFIIKTVPNANKKQAGDSLCAKLTIDHLGVKGARDNQGNDQTEACWR
- a CDS encoding Uma2 family endonuclease, with amino-acid sequence MTANPAPYIERYTVSDFRQWQGDWELVHGSPYAMTPSPTFTHQRTTGNIYRQLAEALDECPACHAVFETDVEFSEDTVVRPDCMVICYEPEGERLTRAPELIFEVVSTSSARRDELLKHELYQNEGVTHYVLVYPDKRKAKVYRLVDGGIARLGIVRGRRCCSS